A genomic window from Desulfurobacteriaceae bacterium includes:
- the lspA gene encoding signal peptidase II: MKKQVLIISIVSFFLDRLTKFLAGKYLKFKTINIISGFFSLRYAENKGAAFSILSSGNEILRKIFLLAIPIIVAGWIVYYVLTKEIENKRLRWGLGLILGGALGNLYDRIVYGKVVDFLDFYVSSYHWPTFNLADTFVFLGCVLVILSQSKTD, translated from the coding sequence TTGAAAAAGCAAGTGTTGATTATTTCCATAGTTTCTTTCTTTTTAGATAGGTTAACAAAGTTTTTAGCTGGAAAATACTTGAAGTTTAAAACGATAAACATAATTTCCGGTTTCTTTTCTCTTAGATATGCTGAGAACAAAGGAGCCGCTTTTAGTATTCTTTCAAGTGGAAACGAGATCTTAAGAAAAATTTTTCTCTTAGCTATTCCTATTATAGTTGCAGGTTGGATTGTTTATTATGTCTTAACAAAAGAAATAGAAAATAAAAGACTTAGGTGGGGACTTGGATTAATACTTGGAGGAGCTCTTGGAAACCTTTATGACAGAATAGTCTACGGGAAAGTAGTAGATTTTTTAGACTTTTACGTATCATCTTACCATTGGCCCACCTTCAATCTTGCAGACACCTTCGTTTTCTTAGGGTGTGTTCTTGTTATTCTTTCTCAAAGTAAAACCGATTAG